In Citrus sinensis cultivar Valencia sweet orange chromosome 3, DVS_A1.0, whole genome shotgun sequence, the sequence CTGACATCAAGTAAATTTCTCTTTATCAGTTAAGTTGTATTTCGTGAGCCATATCCTGTTGGTATTCTGATCTCTCGTCTTTTTGGGCAGGCCTTGATCCCTGGCAAGAGATTACCTTAGTAAAgcaaattaaatatcaaaattcactTGTCGAAGCAGCATGGCCACTAGGCAGTGCCATAGAGGCCATCTCATCTTTAGGATTGAATCAGGTTTCCGCATAATTATTCATCTAAACTTCAGCAATGTGTGGTTTTTGGGTGTCTGCGGATTTGAAGCTGAAGTATCCACGGCCGGTGGCCTCAGAATCAGTATCAACCTGGATTGGGAATTGAATTTGGTCTATATATCTTGGGAATAACGCCGGGGGGGAATATTAGTTCcatttattatcatttgtaaTCACGTTACAAAATGTTCTGATTATAATTTGTCGagtgttttgatttatttatgttgcatttatttttcgGATTAGGGAATCGGAATCATTGATAGGGTTTATTTTGCAAAATAGAGTTCGGAATCGAAATTGGAATCGGGATCGTGGGTCCATCACAATTTGGGAATGAGGAATGAAAGACTTATTATTAAAGGAAGGTGGGAATGAGTCTCTCACTCCCGgaaatgactattttactTACTCCAAAATTACAAATGCTCATATTGTTCTCAATtataattagttaatatattattataattaattaattaatatactactataataattatattaatatattaataacaataactattaataattatattttttataaataatcaccataattattatattattattaattaattaatacactACTATGAtaactattaatataattattataattggttcaaatattattaattaattagtataattgttattgttaattaatatattaatatattattaacaataattatatttttgataaataatcacaataatgaatatacttttattattaattaatataattattactattaattaatatatttatatattattaacaataatgtattaataattatagtttttgaataaataatcactataattaatatatttttataataataattaatataattattataattaattagtatatcattatacttaattaattaattaattataaatttacaattaattaatatatttttatattattgacaattattattattattattattattattaatttttgaataaataatcactataattaaaatataaaataatcattatgCCAATAATtcataaagtaatttttagtaatttgttacatTCTAACTCATTTCAATTCTGATTCATATAGGTTAAGTAAATAACTTACtctgattttcatttctcattcccatttcGGTTTATTCCCATTTCAGCTCACTTTGATTACTAACAAATAAATGCAGTATTAGTTCATTTACCAAGAGGAATCAGTACCAAActaaaccaattttttttaaaagtaaattcttctaaatttaatcaaaGGCATGAGTGGGCATGTTATTTTGTATTGAATGGTCCGTActgtattaaaaatttaacccgTACGTGGTGATGAAAAACATTTTAGATGAGAAGTACGAAATTATATTGATGAGTTTGGTGTAGTATTAGtgattcattattatttttttattttgagggTAAAATTGGGGTGTGTGAATTTGgtaggtttttttttcctgatttatgaataatttgtgaaaaagtgttaaaaaaagttggaaaatgagTTTGCTTTTTTGTGTATCATTTCTGATACATGTAGTATTAATcaacatgaaaattttcaaaaccaatcaaccaaaaaaaaaaaaaacaaattttatagtAAGGAAACTCAAGTTGCATGTTCACATGTGTTTATAAAGAGTTAGCGCCTTCTCGAGATCAACTTCAACTGGCTGCGACCGACCCTTCGAAATTCTGTTTACAGTCAACAGTTAACTCGAGAATTTCTTTCTCACATGACATGATAATTGCAGTAAGTTATATTCAATATCGATGCACATTTACGGGCTTGGTCCTTTCATTCAGTCATTTTCACGAACACCTTCGCTTCGCTTCGCTTCCTTGCGAAAAATAACTCCTCTTTCTTCTTGCGGTTAATTTCAATTATCGTATATATcattgttttttgtttattgagtTACTTAGAAAATGCAAGGAAACAGAGTGATTAGATCTAACTTATCACGTATTACGAGTCTCGCTCGCTTCCTTTTCAGTGCTGCATATACAAAACCATCCGAGTTTTCAACTTCCGTTATCAAAACCAATGTCTTTACGCCCACTAATAATTTTACCTTCCCATTTCACTTCTCTTCTTGCTCCACCTCTAATCTTGAGACCCTAAACGCGCCAAAAATATCTATATTGGATGAAAAAGACTGTAGTGGCagtgataatgatgatgaagaggatATTGTTGAAACAGATGTCAAGCAGTTGAAAATAAGTGATGAGGGTGTACTAAAAGATGCTAAGACCCTTGTGGACATATTGCGTGAGTTTAGTCATAGACGCTCTGAAATGAGAAACAAGATTGAGGAATGTGGTATTAAGGTCTCATCAGAGTTGGTGAGCGAGGTGTTTTCTTGGGTTCGAAATGATTGGGAAGCAgcatttactttctttttatgGGCTGGAAAGCAGTCGGGTTATGCACATTCGACTCGCGAGTATCATACAATGATAGCTATCCTTGGGAAAGTGAGGAAGTTTGATACTGCATGGGCATTGATAGATGAGATGAGAGGGGGAGAAACAGGTCCTTCCCTTGTGACAAAGCAGACTCTTCTGATTTTGATTAGAAGATATTGTGCAGTGCATGATGTGGGGCGAGCTATAAATGCTTTCTATGCATATAAAAGGTTTAAATTTGCTGTTGGTATTGAGGATTTTCAGGGTCTCTTATCAGCTCTATGTCGGTACAAGAATGTGCAAGATGCTGAGCACTTGATGTTTTGTAACAAAGATGTATTCCCATTCAATACCAAGAGTTTTAATATCATTCTTAACGGATGGTGTAATATCATTGGCAGTTCACGTGAGGCAGAGAGAGTGTGGATGGAGATGAGCCAGAGAGGTATTTGTTATGATGTTGTGTCATTTTCGTGTATCATATCTTGCTACTCTAAAGCTCGCAACCTTCATAAGGTGCTCAGGCTTTTTGATCAAATGAAGAGAATGGGGATTGAATGCGACAGAAAAGTTTACAATGCAGTAATTCATGCTCTTGCAAAGGGTAGATTAGTGAAAGATGCAATCAGTCTCATGAAAAGTATGGAGGAGAAGGGTGTTGCACCAAATGTTGTTACTTATAACTCACTGATCAAGCCTCTTTGTAAAGCACGGAAATTAGATGAGGCTAGACAGGCCTTTGATGAGATGTTGCAGCGTGGTCTCTCACCCACAATTCGGACTTACCATGCCTTCTTGGATATTGTAAGGACAGGGGAAGAAGTATTTGGCCTGTTGGAGAGTATGAGAAAAATGGGCTGCCAGCCAACTAATGATACTTACATCATGTTGATTAAAAAGTTTTCTCGATGGCGCCAGTTTGACAATGTTTTTAAAGTGTGGAATGAGATAAGTGAGAATGGGAATGGTCCCGACCGTAGCTCATATACTGCACTTATACATGGGCTCTTTTTAAATGGAAAGTTGGAGGAAGCACACCAATATTATATGGagatgaaagaaaaacaattattgcCAGAACCTAAGACAGATGAGTTGCTTCAGGATTGGTCATATAATAAGCAGTTTGTTGAACGGCAAATAGCATCTTTAAAAGCTCATCAGCCTCAATCAGGACAGAATACGAGAGTGATCTCCAAGAAATCTGATCAGGACAGAGAGTTCCTTCAACAACCTGAAACTAGAAGAGTTGTAAGACATCagggtttttctttttgggagTAGTAGGTTCTTTATAACAGTAAACCTTGTTGGTAAGTGTTTTTGGTTTCAATGTAATTataaccttttctttgtccaTGAGCTTTTCTATTAACTCCACATAGGTGCATGACAATTTCTGTcaacattataaaaaaaatgaagtttcTTGAATTCATAGATCACAACTTGAACATGCCTAAGGTGCGAACTAACcagttaaaaacaaaatagtaaaatataaagaaaggtgAAACTTTCTAGTTTGTCTTGATTCAagctttcaaattaaaaaaaaaaagtcacttGAAGTGTGTGTATTATGTTTATATCACTAAATCTTCTCTTCTGGCAGTCAATTGGCATGTGCATAACTCTGTTTCTGGTTATCACAGTACTTGAATGCGGAAGGCTGCTTGGTCTGTTTGAGATTTATCCGTTTTATGGTTGCTGTTCTAACTGTGGCTACCAAGCATATGGGCCTTGGCGCAGGTGGTAAAGAGTGCCCATGTAGTGATGAGCCCTGGAGCTGGCAATAGGAAAAAAGACTGTTTGACTAATAAGTTTTTGATATGTTAATGcaattgttaaattattagttCTGAATTAGCCTGGTAAAGTCATATCCCAGGCGCTCATACTGC encodes:
- the LOC102628434 gene encoding pentatricopeptide repeat-containing protein At5g15010, mitochondrial, which gives rise to MQGNRVIRSNLSRITSLARFLFSAAYTKPSEFSTSVIKTNVFTPTNNFTFPFHFSSCSTSNLETLNAPKISILDEKDCSGSDNDDEEDIVETDVKQLKISDEGVLKDAKTLVDILREFSHRRSEMRNKIEECGIKVSSELVSEVFSWVRNDWEAAFTFFLWAGKQSGYAHSTREYHTMIAILGKVRKFDTAWALIDEMRGGETGPSLVTKQTLLILIRRYCAVHDVGRAINAFYAYKRFKFAVGIEDFQGLLSALCRYKNVQDAEHLMFCNKDVFPFNTKSFNIILNGWCNIIGSSREAERVWMEMSQRGICYDVVSFSCIISCYSKARNLHKVLRLFDQMKRMGIECDRKVYNAVIHALAKGRLVKDAISLMKSMEEKGVAPNVVTYNSLIKPLCKARKLDEARQAFDEMLQRGLSPTIRTYHAFLDIVRTGEEVFGLLESMRKMGCQPTNDTYIMLIKKFSRWRQFDNVFKVWNEISENGNGPDRSSYTALIHGLFLNGKLEEAHQYYMEMKEKQLLPEPKTDELLQDWSYNKQFVERQIASLKAHQPQSGQNTRVISKKSDQDREFLQQPETRRVVRHQGFSFWE